From Thermoleophilum album:
CCGCGCCTCTATCAGATCGCGATCAAGGGAGAAGAGCCAGATCCGCTCGAGCGCATCGAACTGATGGCTCGCCTAGCCGAGATCGCCCGCCGCGAAGGTCTCCTGGCGCTCGAGGCTGAGCTCGACCAGATCCGGGATCGTTTCACTCGCAAGGGCATCCAGATGGTCGTCGACGGCACCGATCCCGAGGTGTTGCGAGAGGTTCTCGAGATTGAGATCGAGGCGCTCGAACAGAGGCACGGTGACGCCCGGCGCGTCTTCGAAAAGGCAGCGGGATTTGCGCCGACGATGGGAATTCTCGGCACCGTTCTCGGACTCGTGCACGTCCTGCAGAACCTCGACGATCCTGGCAGTTTGGGTCCGGCGATCTCGAGCGCTTTCATCGCCACGCTGTTTGGCGTCGGGTCGGCCAACGTCGTGTTCTTCCCGGTGGCGAACCGCCTGAAAGAGCTCACCGACGCCGAGGTACGCCTGCGGATCATGACCCTCGACGCCGTCCTAGCTGTCCTCGAAGGCGAGAACCCGCGTGTGCTGCGCGAAAAGCTCGTGAGTTTCCTGCCACCGGAGCTCGCCGACCAAGCCGCGGCGGGAGCCCAAAGTTCGGCTGGGCGCGCTTCCGCTGCCGGCGCTCCTGCTGGAGCTCCCGCGGCCGAGCCAGTCGCTGCCTGAGCTATGGCCGGGCATCGCGGATCGCGGCGGCGCCGTGCTGGGCACGGCGAACACGAAAACGAGGAGCGCTGGCTCCTCACCTACTCGGACATGATCACTTTGTTGATGGCGCTGTTCATCGTGATGTTCGCGATATCGAACGTCAACAAGTCGAAACTCGAAGCGCTGCGGCAATCGCTGGAGGATGCGTTTTCAGGTGCGATCCTGCCCGGCGGGCACACGGTACGCCAGGTAGCGCCACCTTCACGTACGCCGGCACCGCCGCAACCAGGGCAAGCGCAATCGAACCTCGTCGACAACGAGCAGAACCGCGACGAGATCGAGTTTCGCGAGATCAAGCGGCGACTCGACCGCTACGTCCGCATACGCCACCTCGAGGGACAGATCCGCACGCTGATCGACCAGCGCGGCTTGGTGATCCGTTTGCTCACCGATCGCATCCTTTTCGACTCCGGATCGGCAGACCTGAAACCGGGAGCCCGCCCGATCCTCAGCGAAGTCGCAAGCATGTTGAAACTGCGCGCAGGTTTGCCGGTGTCCGTCGAAGGTCACACCGATCCCGTGCCGATTAGTGGTCGCTACCCGAGCAACTGGGAACTGTCGACGGCGCGGGCAGCTCGAGTCGTACGCGCGCTGATCGCCTACGGCGTTCCTGCTCAGAGCATGAGCGCGACGGGCTACGCGTGGCTGCACCCGATCGCGTCGAATGCCACTGCGAGCGGGCGGGCTCGCAACCGGCGTGTGGAGGTTGTTCTGCTGCGCAGTGGCCGCGGCACGGCATCTTCCGGGGTCGGACCTCTTACATCTTCGCTGCGCGTGTCGATCACTTCGGGTGCAGTGCCGTTGCGCTAGGGGAAGATGGGCAAGCTGCTCAAAAACAAAAAAGTGCTTTTACCCGTGGTGGTGTTGGTCGCGCTGCTAGGCGCCTGGAAGATGGTGTTTGCCAAACCCGCCGAGCCAAAGCACAAGATCGAGGGCGAGGTCTACGTCCTGCCGAAAGAGTTCCTCGTCAACCTCGCCGATGGTCGCTACGCGAAGGTGAGTGTGGCTTTGGTTCTCGCGCCCGGTGTGCACGCAGCTGCTGGGGGCGGACATGGTGGGTCGTCGCCGCCGGAGGGTTACGGCCCGCTTCCCCAGGAGGCCGTGGTGCGCGACGTGATCGTCGACCAACTGACACAAGCCGCCGACAGCGATCTGATCGACCGCGAAGCTCGGCACCGCCTGAAAAAACGGATCGCGCGCGCGATCGAACACGAGAGTGACGTGAAGGTCGAGGAAGTGCTGTTCACCGACGTCACCGTGCAGTGAGGAGCCTGGCAGCGTGGCCGACGAGATCCAGTACGAACAGCTTGCTGACGACGGTGCCGCGCAGTCGAGCTCCGACCTCGAGCGTCTTGGCGACGTCGAGGTCGAGGTGAGCGTCGAGATCGGGCGGCGTCGATTGACGATCGCCGAGACGCTCGAGCTCGCCCCCGGGTCGCTGATCGCGCTCGGGCGTCCGGCTGGCGACCCCGTCGACCTGCTCGTCAACGGGCGTCGCATCGGCCGCGGCGAGGTGGTAGTGATCGACGACGAGTTCGGGATCCGGGTCACCGAGGTCGTCTCACCACGCCGTCGTGCGGAGAGCTCGCGTGCAGCCGCTGGCGGCGAGCCGGCAAGCACCGGCGCCGACGGCGAGCCCGTCGCCTGAACCCTCAAGCGCGCGCCGACCGCTCCGATTACGCGGGCGTCCGTCCTTGCAGGCTCCGATCGGGAGCCGGGAGAGTCCGTCCGTCCGTCCGCATGCGTTCACGACTGACCGCGCTCGCTGCTTGCGCGACCGCCGCCGGAGCGGCGTTGGCGGTCTGGCCCACGGTGGCGCTCGCTGCCGCCCGCGATCTCGGCGAGCGCACGCCCGTCGATCTCGGTTCCGGCGCGCCGGCGACACAGGCGGCGAGCGGGGGCGGCGGCTTCGCTCGCACGGTGCTCGGGCTGGCGGTCGTAGTCGCTTTGATCTACGGGATCTACTGGGCGCTCCGGCGGTTCAAACTCGGGGCGAGCGCGCCCGCCCACGGTACAGCACTGAGCCAGCTCGCCGCACTGCCGCTGGGGCCAGGGAAGTCGCTGCATCTGGTACGCGTCGGTCGTGAGGTAGTTCTTGTCGCCGCCAGCGAGCGGCAGGTGCAGGCGATCTGCCGTTTCCGGGAGCGCGACGCCGCCGTGCAGGGGCTCCTCGTCGACGAAGAACCCGGCAGCGCACCGACCGGAGCGGCGCACCGAGGCCGGACTATCGGCGAGCTGATCGACCGCTTGCGTCAGATGACGGTGCGCGGATGAACCTGCCCGGCACGAGCGAAGCGGTCCAGCTGTTCCTGCTCGTAACGGCGCTCAGCGTCCTGCCGGCGCTGCTTTTCACCGTCACGAGCTTCACCCGGATTTTGATCGTGCTCGGCTTCGTCAGGGTCGGGCTGGGCGTGCCGAACGCCCCGCCCAACCAGGTGCTGGTCGGGATCGCGCTGTTCCTGACCTTGTTCGTGATGGCGCCGACGTTCTCGCGCGTCAAGGAGGCGGCGATCGACCCGTTGCGCGAGCAGCGGATCTCGCAAGAGACGGCGATCCGCCGCGGCGAGGGGCCGCTGCGCGAGTTCATGTTCCGCCAAACGCGCCCCGAGACGCTGGGGATGTTCGTGCGCTTGGCGCGCATCGAACGCCCGCGCACGCGCGCCGACGTGCCCACCTGGGTGCTGATCCCCGCCTTCGTCGTCAGCGAGCTGCGCACCGCCTTTCAGATCGGTTTTCTGATCCTGC
This genomic window contains:
- a CDS encoding flagellar motor protein, encoding MKATTAIGIALACILIALGAIMEGTQLTALINIPASLFVFGGTFGAVMAGTSFERVKAIPRLYQIAIKGEEPDPLERIELMARLAEIARREGLLALEAELDQIRDRFTRKGIQMVVDGTDPEVLREVLEIEIEALEQRHGDARRVFEKAAGFAPTMGILGTVLGLVHVLQNLDDPGSLGPAISSAFIATLFGVGSANVVFFPVANRLKELTDAEVRLRIMTLDAVLAVLEGENPRVLREKLVSFLPPELADQAAAGAQSSAGRASAAGAPAGAPAAEPVAA
- a CDS encoding OmpA/MotB family protein, translating into MAGHRGSRRRRAGHGEHENEERWLLTYSDMITLLMALFIVMFAISNVNKSKLEALRQSLEDAFSGAILPGGHTVRQVAPPSRTPAPPQPGQAQSNLVDNEQNRDEIEFREIKRRLDRYVRIRHLEGQIRTLIDQRGLVIRLLTDRILFDSGSADLKPGARPILSEVASMLKLRAGLPVSVEGHTDPVPISGRYPSNWELSTARAARVVRALIAYGVPAQSMSATGYAWLHPIASNATASGRARNRRVEVVLLRSGRGTASSGVGPLTSSLRVSITSGAVPLR
- a CDS encoding flagellar basal body-associated FliL family protein, coding for MGKLLKNKKVLLPVVVLVALLGAWKMVFAKPAEPKHKIEGEVYVLPKEFLVNLADGRYAKVSVALVLAPGVHAAAGGGHGGSSPPEGYGPLPQEAVVRDVIVDQLTQAADSDLIDREARHRLKKRIARAIEHESDVKVEEVLFTDVTVQ
- the fliN gene encoding flagellar motor switch protein FliN — protein: MADEIQYEQLADDGAAQSSSDLERLGDVEVEVSVEIGRRRLTIAETLELAPGSLIALGRPAGDPVDLLVNGRRIGRGEVVVIDDEFGIRVTEVVSPRRRAESSRAAAGGEPASTGADGEPVA
- the fliO gene encoding flagellar biosynthetic protein FliO, with the protein product MAVWPTVALAAARDLGERTPVDLGSGAPATQAASGGGGFARTVLGLAVVVALIYGIYWALRRFKLGASAPAHGTALSQLAALPLGPGKSLHLVRVGREVVLVAASERQVQAICRFRERDAAVQGLLVDEEPGSAPTGAAHRGRTIGELIDRLRQMTVRG
- the fliP gene encoding flagellar type III secretion system pore protein FliP (The bacterial flagellar biogenesis protein FliP forms a type III secretion system (T3SS)-type pore required for flagellar assembly.); the protein is MNLPGTSEAVQLFLLVTALSVLPALLFTVTSFTRILIVLGFVRVGLGVPNAPPNQVLVGIALFLTLFVMAPTFSRVKEAAIDPLREQRISQETAIRRGEGPLREFMFRQTRPETLGMFVRLARIERPRTRADVPTWVLIPAFVVSELRTAFQIGFLILLPFLVIDLVVSATLMSMGMIMLPPVFISLPFKVLLFVLVDGWDLITRSLVESFHI